CTTCACCCGGATGGTGCGCCTCAACCTCGAAAAAACCGGCAAATACGAGGTGCGCGAGGAAAACCGAGGACGGCGCGGGGCCGCGGCAGCGCGTGAATTCAAGCCGCATCTCATTTTTCTGGATGTCATCATGCCCGACGCCGACGGCGGCGAAGTGGCGGCGCACATCCAGGCCGACAACCGCCTGAAAAACGTGCCCATTGTCTTTCTCACCGCCACCGTCTCGAAGCGGGAAGTGGGCGACACCGGCGGCACGCGCGGCGGCCTTTTCTTTCTGGCCAAACCCGTAACCCTGGAGCAACTGGAAGCCTGCATCGCCAAACATCTTCCGGACCTCCCCGCCGCGCCGGAAAGCCCGGCGGATGCCGCCCCGCCACCCCCGCCCCCCGCGCCACCCCCTGGCGGAGGATGTGCTCCGGGCACCCAGGCCTAAACTTCTTGGGAGCATCCCTTTCCATGAAACGCCTTCTCCCGCCGGCTCTGCGTCGCGCTATGCGGGCGGGCTTGCAGCGGCTGGGTTATGACCTGGTCAATCAGCGGGAATGGGGGCGAGATTCTCTGATGGATGTGGCCAACCTTTTCGGCCCAAGCCCTCCCA
This is a stretch of genomic DNA from Fontisphaera persica. It encodes these proteins:
- a CDS encoding response regulator, with the protein product MEKKRILIIDDEPTFTRMVRLNLEKTGKYEVREENRGRRGAAAAREFKPHLIFLDVIMPDADGGEVAAHIQADNRLKNVPIVFLTATVSKREVGDTGGTRGGLFFLAKPVTLEQLEACIAKHLPDLPAAPESPADAAPPPPPPAPPPGGGCAPGTQA